From a region of the Zingiber officinale cultivar Zhangliang chromosome 4B, Zo_v1.1, whole genome shotgun sequence genome:
- the LOC121978241 gene encoding proline-rich receptor-like protein kinase PERK9: MASSAAEKGQARRYRPPAATATGPSRRSLAATAVAHRPPPSPPVGRHRCRPPSATVAACQPLPPAAGHHRPPAAIARRPPSTATARRPPPPPVDRQPPPSSPATATTRRQPPPLVDCQPPLSSLAAASRRRLSPTTATDRHRPPQSTAAGHRRPSRHCCLPTVATAIAVCRPLSAATAVHRPLSPPAGRPPVVVDRSSPTARRSPRRRLVVASPTAYRPSHCRPPTGRRRHS; this comes from the exons ATGGCTTCGTCCGCTGCAGAGAAGGGGCAAG CCCGTCGCTATCGCCCGCCAGCCGCCACTGCCACCGGCCCCAGCCGTCGTTCTTTGGCTGCCACCGCCGTTGCCCACCGGCCGCCACCGTCGCCACCCGTCGGCCGCCACCGCTGCCGCCCGCCGTCCGCCACCGTCGCCGCCTGCCAGCCGCTGCCGCCCGCTGCCGGCCACCACCGCCCGCCAGCCGCCATTGCCCGCCGACCGCCGTCGACCGCCACCGCCCGCCGGCCGCCACCGCCGCCCGTTGACCGCCAACCGCCGCCGTCGTCGCCAGCCACCGCCACCACCCGCCGGCAGCCACCGCCACTTGTTGACTGCCAACCACCGCTGTCGTCGCTAGCCGCCGCCAGTCGTCGTCGACTGTCGCCGACTACCGCAACCGACCGTCACCGGCCGCCGCAATCGACCGCCGCCGGCCACCGCCGACCGTC CCGCCACTGCTGTCTGCCAACTGTTGCAACCGCCATTGCTGTCTGCCGACCGCTGTCAGCCGCCACTGCTGTTCACCGGCCGCTGTCGCCACCTGCTGGTCGCCCGCCCGTCGTCGTTGACCGCTCATCGCCGACCGCTCGCCGGTCGCCGCGCCGCCGATTGGTCGTCGCGTCGCCGACCGCCTACCGGCCGTCGCACTGCCGACCGCCTACCGGCCGCCGCCGTCATtcataa